The Bos indicus x Bos taurus breed Angus x Brahman F1 hybrid chromosome 25, Bos_hybrid_MaternalHap_v2.0, whole genome shotgun sequence genome has a window encoding:
- the PVRIG gene encoding transmembrane protein PVRIG, producing the protein MDRPRALGLLWVLLTLCLTTGTPEVWLQVQREATEASFTVRCGFLGSGSISLVTVSYGGPDSAGGTTLAVLHPTLGTKNWTAACRARWETSTSISLTLERAPTAARDSSPNTTFCCKFTSFPEGSQEACGKLSASTDQELPAPSPASVLRADLAGILGVSGVLLSGCIYLLYLLRRQRHWSVMKLQPPRHGSPQTDGRTSAAGQASLTSFHVPYATAATTSNYFSPATLHPVPPPQPLPGWVPPLTHAARRPQSPGPWAPPPASARSSFVSVENRLYAQTEKRPLHAGADHISLPDRLGRKAALGPSGVR; encoded by the exons ATGGACAGGCCCCGGGCCCTGGGCCTGCTCTGGGTGCTGCTGACTCTCTGCCTCACTACTG GGACTCCGGAGGTGTGGCTGCAGGTTCAGAGGGAGGCCACTGAGGCCTCCTTCACCGTCCGCTGTGGATTCCTGGGCTCGGGCTCCATCTCCCTGGTGACTGTGAGCTATGGGGGCCCCGACAGTGCTGGGGGGACCACGCTGGCTGTGCTGCACCCCACACTCGGCACCAAGAACTGGACAGCTGCCTGCCGGGCCCGCTGGGAAACCAGTACCAGCATCTCCCTCACCTTGGAAAGGGCTCCCACCGCAGCAAGGGACTCCAGTCCCAACACCACCTTCTGCTGCAAGTTCACGTCCTTCCCTGAGGGCTCCCAGGAGGCCTGTGGGAAACTGTCCGCCAGCACAGACCAAG AGCTCCCTGCTCCCAGTCCAGCCTCCGTGCTGCGGGCCGACCTGGCCGGGATCCTGGGGGTCTCGGGGGTCCTCCTCTCTGGCTGCATCTACCTTCTCTACCTCCTGCGTCGGCAGAGGCACTG GTCCGTCATGAAGCTTCAGCCGCCGAGACACGGCAGTCCCCAGACAGACGGGAGAACCAGT GCAGCCGGCCAAGCCTCCCTGACCTCCTTCCACGTTCCCTACGCCACCGCCGCCACGACCTCCAACTACTTCAGCCCGGCAACCCTGCACCcggtccccccaccccagccactgcCCGGGTGGGTGCCGCCCCTCACCCACGCCGCGCGCCGACCCCAGAGCCCCGGCCCCTGGGCGCCCCCGCCGGCCTCCGCACGCAGCAGCTTCGTCTCGGTGGAGAACCGACTCTACGCTCAGACAGAAAAGCGGCCGCTCCACGCCGGCGCCGACCACATCTCGCTCCCGGACCGTCTGGGGCGCAAAGCCGCTTTGGGGCCTTCAGGAGTGCGATGA